Genomic window (Chionomys nivalis chromosome 7, mChiNiv1.1, whole genome shotgun sequence):
gtagatagatagatagatagatagatagatagatagatagatagatagatagatagatagatagaatatagATAGATGTAGTAGTAGGTACACAGTCAGACCCTTTCTATCTGTAAATTCTGCATCTGCTGATTCAACCATTTGCATGTTGAAAATATTCCATGTCTGTTCTAAACATGTGCaaactttttctcttctttccctgaaCAATACAAGATAACAACTATTCACACAGCTCTGACACTGTACCAGCTATCATAGTTGCCCAGAGATGACCGGAGGTGTACAGGAGAGTGTGTAGGTTAAGGGTAAATACCAAGTCATTTGCTATAAAGGAGCATCTTTGGATTTGGAGAATTCAAGGAGAATTCTGGACCTAATCCTCCATGGGTACCAAGGGATGACTGCAtagcatttatatacatatacttatatagacacagggaggtagagggagggctggaggggagaggaagggagggaagaaagaaagcgaAGGTGCTCAGACAGTAATAAGTAACTGAGGTCATCTATAGGGATAACAGAGACTCCTCTGTGCCAGGGCCCAAACACACTCAAGTACCCTGTCTACTCAGGTTTGAGAACCCCTCCAGGTAGCCTACATAGGGACATTCCCTATGTAGGGACACCAAAATTTTCTGTCCTCGGTGTCTCCCTCACGTCTTCCTCCAGCCCAGGCCCCTTCAATCCATGGAGCAAGTACAGAAGATGGTCTGCTTTCCTCTATACTGGTGATGTCTGTGCAGGCAAGCCTCTACCTCTCCACCCCAACCCTGACCTGTGACCCATTGCCTAGGTGTCTGTTTCCTGGTTGCACCATCATAGTGGTTGTTTGAGGAAGAAATCGGCAGTCCCTACATCAGCTAACCTGTGACAGAATGTAGCGCAGCACGGCCACTGGTCTTTGTCACTTGCTGTCAGGTGGGAACAATCATGGGAGCACAAATCAGAGCACAGAAAGCATTCGCGAAGCCTCTGAAACACAGCCAGCGTTTGCTGGTGTTGCTCCTTCTGAAGCCCCGGGCAGTTAAACAGGAACGGTGCTAGGATTTGGTTTGACTGCCCCTTAccacaagaagaaagaagacggggACCGGGCAGAGCTGGGAGACTTCAGCGAGGCTTGACTGCACACCAGACTTTTGCTGAAAAAGGCAGGTCCAGCCTTGCTGTCCCTGAGGAACCCTGCCTTTAATTGCAAGGCTGTATTTTGCAGCCACTAAGGCTGAGGCTGGGTAGAGATGGGAGAACCCACAGCCTGGATTTCCCTGCCCCAGGATAGCCCtgctcctccctgctccctcccaccctggagctgcctggaagaggtgaAGGTCAGGGTGGTAAGTTCTCATAAGCAAGCCCTAAACCAATACCCGTTCAGCACTTACGCTGTAAAAACAGCCAGACTCAGCTGGTCACTCTGAGGGCAAGCCCCAGACCTGCACCCCAACCCCTCTCGTATGACCTCAACAGGCTGCTTCAGTCCTTGAGCCCCAGTTTTACCCAGAAAATCTGTAAAGGAAACACAGGATCCTGGGTTGCTATAGGGAGCAATACAAGCAAACACCAGGTGGGCTCCTGCCTCCTGCCATATCCTTGGCCGGTCTCTCCCAGCTCCAGCAGGGCAAGACTGGAAAGCACAGGCCATCCTAGAGACAGCCCCCGGGCTCTGTAGAGGGACTCTAGGAGCCAAGCATAACAGCAGGTGATAAGAACTGCGGACAGCAAAGACTGGGGTGGCTAGCCAGGGCACAGGGGCCAGCAGACCACCAGGGGCCAGCAGACCACAGCCCAGCCACTCCTCGTGCTTTGTGACCACAGCACTCGCTGCCTTGAAAGGAGGGGACTCTAAAAGCACCCAGTGCAGACTGGCATGCTTGTCCTGAGCTGAGCCCCAGGACCTGGCCAAACCTTGGCCTTGTGGTGAAAAGACCTAAGAAAAGCTGACGGGTCTACACTCAGGAGAGGGAGGGCTCCCACTCCGCACTCCACCCTTGGCTACCAAGCGGGTCTGAGGGAGTAAGCAGAGATCAAAGTCCCAAGGGGCCTATGGGCTCTGGCTGGAATCTTGCTGTAGCCTACAGACCTCAGCAGCTGTCTACGAGGGAGCAACTCACTTTCTTCTCTGGGCTTCCAAGGatgcatccaaaacaccaaaagcCACGGTGGAGGGAAGGCGTGAAAGCTAGATGATACATTGAGAGCACACAGTGCCTGGCAAAATAGAGAGAAAGGTCAGGGGTCAGTGTGCCTGACTCAACCCCATACTGAGGGGCTGGGAGCCAAAACACCACTCCCTGCCAGAGGCTGCGTGGTCACTGGAGGCACTTGTACCCAAGATCTGCAGTAGGGTATGGTCTGTGGAGCCAAATATAGATAAGCTGGCTGTAGAGCTCATGGCTTATGTAGAgctcagaacttgggagactgaggccgAAGGATAagtaggagttcaaggctagccttgtctacatagcaaaagcccgtccaaacaaaacaaaatgaaatgcagCTAGATTCGAACCTTGTGATATCACAGTTTCACTGCCCCAGCTGACCCGCAGGAGACCTGTCTGTTTCGAGGGATATGGCTAGTGTCAGAGTTTTACCAGCTTGTTCAAGGAAGCGCTGAGATTACGGCTGAGTACCTACGCCATATGCAGCCCTAGGGCTTGTGGAAGAACTGGGTCCCTGTCTCTAAAGCCCTCACAAAATCGAAAGGAGACCGCGTGAGCAATGCTGGTGTCCAGCGAGGATCTAGCGCATTGGTCGCTTTCCTACATTAACTACCGACTTCCGTGGCCtctgccctttctctttctctctctctctcctttccttcatgCTTACTCCTTGTCTTCCTTCACTCcctccttgcttccttctttccttcccctgtgGGGCTTGAATCGTATAAGTACCCCATTATGTAGAAAATGGAGTTCAGGGTTCAGCCCTTTCACCAAAGCAGGTGCCACTGACAGGAGCATGAACAACCACAAGACAGAGAATTCAGACAAACTATTTGCTCAAGTTACATTCCAGATGACCAAGGCTGTGATCCCAGGACCTTAACCCTGAGCTGCAAGAAGGGAAGAGTGTCATGGCGGCCTTTGGGCAGGCCAGTCCATCCCTGAGGCCCGGGAAAGCCCACAGCATCATGGGAGCCTCTGGAGAGTCAGTGCTTCCTTGAAGAGGCCCAAACATGCTGGGGTTGATCTGAGCTGTCCTACAGTCACCCCAGTCTCACAGAGAGTGGGGACACAGACCTTCCAGGCAAGGCCTCCTCGGCCACGAATTGGTGTCACCTAAGTCACAGAAACCCAAGCCGGAGATATGGAGCATGTGAGCCAACCCGTTCTGTTTTCACGTGGCTTCTCTGTAATCACAGTGTTCCCCTGCTATAATTAGGAAAACGCGGCTGTTTTCTGTGTTCCTGGAAGATGTCTGAACTGAAGCCAGCTCCCTGGAGCTTCTCTAACATGCTCTCCAAACAGGTCCACCAGCAGTGTGGTGGACTTGCCAACACGTTCCCGCTTAACTGGAGACTCAtcaacacacacacccctaagcTAAGTTTCCGCACTTTCTTAGTTGGAAGCACATCCTCTTGGCCCCTGCGGACATGCCCTGGGGCTCAGCACAGTGCTGGGCAACTGTGGGTATCCAATCAGTATGGGCTGGGGACTGAGAGCCCAAACCAACAACCGCAAAAGAGCATGTAGGGAAAGAACTCTTTctttaggatttttaaaaagactctaAAAGAAGCAcaatgcgtgcgtgcgtgcgtgagtgcgtgtgtatgtgtgtgtgtgtgtgtggtgtgtacacatccatctgtccatccttgAACCAGCCACTCTGATGACAATGAGACTGGGCAAAGGATGGGAGGCATCACTGTCCTGCGATTCATTCTTTGAATTTTCACCTCAGGACTACCACTAGAAGCAGTcttctgagccaggcagtggtggcacatgcctttaatcccagcactcaggaggcagaggcaagtatatctctatgagttcgaggccagcctggtctacaagagctagttccaggccaggcactaaaactacagtgaaaccctgtcgaagaagaagaaggaggaggaggagaaggaggaggaggaggaggagggggggggagaaggaggaggaggaggaggaggaggaggaaggaggaggaggaggaggaggaggaggaagaagaagaagaagaagaagaagaagaagaagaagaagaagaagaagaagaagaagaagaagaagaagaagaagaagccctCTGTAGTTCAGTTCAGGCTCAGGCACTGGGCACTGTGAGGTACCCATGAACATCATCACCTGTCATCTTCCATGGCCCTCCACGGATCTGACTGTCTCCCTTACTCACTCATTCAATGAACATCTGTAGAATTTTTACATGATCTGAGCTTTGGTCTGGGAGTAGGGGTGATTTCTACGCCGGACTGAGATtcacatttctgtttttgttgtgttcttcCCCGATGGGCGCCATGCTCTGACCTCTCACTGACACAGTAACACCTGCTATGGAAAATGAAGTTGCCTTCGTCAGTGTTGTGTTGTTATAATGTAATATTGGAGGCTGGGAACATTATAAAGAAATGAGATTATTGAGCTAACCATTATGGAGATTCAAGAGTCTAATCCAACATCCACTTGTCTGTAGTAAGGGCTCATGGTGAGCGAAACCATAATGGTGAGAGCGCTGTTCAGAGGAGGGAGGTAGTTGTTGCAGCAGAGGATTCAGGGGACAGGCCTAGCTGGCTTACCAcaacccattcttttttttttttttttttttttaactcaagcAGTCTTTAATGAAAACTGTATGAGACGCCCCTACTCCTGCATCTTCTCAATCGTTTCTTCCTTGTAtttgcccttctcctttcctacttGCCGAGACTTGGCTTTCCTTTCCAGGATCTTCTTTCGGTCTTTGTCCAGCTTTAGCCGGGTGATCACCACCTTGTTGGGGTGGATGCCTACGTGGACAGTTGTGCCATTAGCCTTTTCTCGCTGCACCCGTTCAATGTAGATGACGTATTTCTTCCTGTACACTTGGACCACTTTGCCAATCTGCTGGCCTTTGTAGTGTCCCCGGACAACCTGAACCTCGTCATCCTTTCGAATGGGCATCGAGCGAACATTGTACTTCTGTCTCAGCTCTTTGGAAAGGGGGGAAGACATGATCTTCCTCCAAATGTGAGAAGGTGCATTGAAATGCCGTTTGCGGTTCTTGCTCCGGTCAGAAGTCACAAAGAGATTGAACTTCATTTTGGCGGCTGCGATCCACCACAACCCATTCTTATCTTTGTTAAATGATCCTACATGTCCCTTACTCGGACTCTGGGAACTTAGCCCAACCATCTCTCTGAACTCGAGACCTTATGGTGCAACTCATAAGTGGAATCTACAGTGTGGGTCTTTGGTGACTGGCTTGTTTCATCCTGTAGAATATCTTCTGGGCCATCCCTATGAATGTGTGAGTTCCCTCCATTTCTGAGAGAACAGCCCTCTCCTCCCTGGGcagccctcctttctcctccatctGTCAATGGCCACTGGGTTTCTTGTACTCTGGGCTGTGGTGAACCACGCTGCTACACAGACATCTGCTCACTCCATGTTTCCAGTTCTCTGGGAAATATATCCAGAACTGGAATTGCTAGATCCCCATGATGACTCTGGTTTTGCTTTGAGATACAATATTGTTCTAGCAACTACACCCTCTCACGTTCCCATGAGCACAGGCGTTCATCTTTCTCACACCCTGACAAATACTTCATTTCTAggagttttcttaaaatttgattttagTCTGTTTTATTGACAGATGCCAACCTATGGGTCTCTCATTGCGGTTTTGATTTATCCAGTGATATGTGATAACACCTGTCCTGGTTGAGTATTTTaccagcttgacacaagctagagttatcttaGAAGAGGAAGCCATATTTGTTCCCATAAGATTGGCTGGTAAGCAAgtagagaattttcttaattaatgattgatgtgggagggccacattgcattgtgggtgatgccctctcttggcaggtggtcctgggtgctataagaaagcaggcttagcaagccatgaggagcaagccagtaagcagccgcCTCTTcatcctctgcttcagttcctgcctccaggttcctaccttgagttcctgccccgacttctcTCAGTCATGGAGTTGTGTTGCTgcaagaaaccctttcctccccaaattgtttttggtcatggtgttttatcaaagcagcagaaaccctaactaagacagaagttggtatcagGGATTGGGAATTGCCATGGCAGACCTAACCATGTGTTGAGGGGAGGATTGTGGTAGCATTTGAACTTTGAACCAGAAAAACCATTAAGTGCTCCGAGCTCAGTGGGCTCTTTTGTGGAATCTTGGAAGGTAAGAATGTTGGCAGTAATGCAGATGATGGAGGCCTGTCTTGtgcagtttcagagggaagtCTTAAAGtctcttaaaaattttattagggacatttgatattttgaattaagaatctgtggttctggACACCTGAGACTGAAAAATCaactgtgattaacaagagaacAGACCACTAAAGTGAAACTTTTGggcgctagagagatggctcagccattaagaacattggctgttcttccagagaatccagactcagtccccagcacccacatggaagttcacaatcgtctataactgcagttccaggggatctggcaccctcccacagacacttgcaggcaaaacaccagtgcacacgAAGTGGAAACTTTTGCTTTGCTGCAACAGCTCgtgctggtcagctggagctgagaggTAAGTGGTGAcaaagaagagaccagcattaTTGAGGAGAAATCCGGGAAGGTTTTCTCAGGagcaacacacagaaaatatGCCCCAGAGGAGGCCAAGGCGGCATTGCATGCTGGCACCCAAACTTGGTGATGTGTAAGGGTCGCCCACATAGttttggttttgaaggcatgaaggatTCACGGAGAACACCTGAGTTTGGAAATTGTGTCAGGGCTAAAGTCCCAGAAGAAGCTACTGGCCTCGTTTGCAGTAGAAGCCTGGGaactgaaggggtcatggagagaagcTGAAGTTGACACCATGTGCAGGGTCAGAGTCCCTAATGAGAACCTGAGAGAGAATGTTGCTGAAGGTACTGTCCGGTTACAGTTGAGACCCAGCATTTCAAAGGTGCCGATCCATAGAATGATGACCAAGGATACAAAGGTGGTAGAGCGGACCTGGGCTGAGTCTGCAGATAAGCTGTGTGGGCTTCGGGTTGCAAAGCAAGACAGGGGAGCTG
Coding sequences:
- the Rpl26l1 gene encoding 60S ribosomal protein L26-like 1 — protein: MKFNLFVTSDRSKNRKRHFNAPSHIWRKIMSSPLSKELRQKYNVRSMPIRKDDEVQVVRGHYKGQQIGKVVQVYRKKYVIYIERVQREKANGTTVHVGIHPNKVVITRLKLDKDRKKILERKAKSRQVGKEKGKYKEETIEKMQE